A genomic region of Pyrus communis chromosome 14, drPyrComm1.1, whole genome shotgun sequence contains the following coding sequences:
- the LOC137714422 gene encoding cyclin-dependent protein kinase inhibitor SMR9-like, which produces MTPSARTRSKTKTTREAKTRTHFKKKLGRPKTTTRQDIATPTTSPWNSSSVVCNDAPKIEGGVDDLEAVDDVSTTSACSTPKAQRFRIPEILTCPPAPKKKRVISSDFLFRRSPIAFFAPPDLELFFCFANGGISV; this is translated from the coding sequence ATGACTCCGTCTGCAAGAACAAGATCAAAGACAAAAACGACAAGAGAGGCAAAAACAAGAACTCATTTCAAGAAGAAGCTTGGCCGGCCAAAGACTACTACTCGTCAAGATATTGCAACTCCGACGACTTCGCCTTGGAATTCATCTTCCGTGGTCTGCAACGATGCTCCGAAGATTGAAGGTGGCGTAGATGATTTGGAAGCTGTTGACGATGTCTCTACTACAAGTGCCTGCTCCACACCGAAAGCTCAGAGATTTCGGATACCGGAGATTTTGACCTGTCCACCGGCGCCTAAGAAGAAAAGGGTGATTTCATCAGACTTCTTGTTTCGGAGATCTCCAATCGCCTTCTTTGCTCCGCCGGATTTAGAGCTCTTCTTCTGCTTTGCAAATGGCGGTATTTCagtttaa